Proteins encoded by one window of Blautia luti:
- a CDS encoding molybdopterin-binding protein, translating to MREIRTEDAVGHILCHDITQIIKDVKKGVLFKKGHIIREEDIPLLLSVGKEHLYVWEKKEGILHENEGAQILYEICAGDSEIIHGSDIKEGKIELIADIDGVLKIRRDALNAVNSQGEMMIASRHGDFPVKKGDKLAGTRIIPLVIEKEKMDHAREAAGKDPIFSILPYKKKKIGIVTTGSEVQKGLVKDTFTPVLKDKFARFPSEVIGQTTPGDDKEQITADILKFIEDGADVVVCSGGMSVDPDDRTPGAIKDTGARIVTYGAPVLPGAMMLVSYYEKEGRKVPVLGLPGCVMYAKNTIFDLFLPRIMADDEILASEITVLGEGGLCLNCDVCTFPNCGFGK from the coding sequence ATGAGGGAAATAAGAACAGAAGATGCGGTAGGACATATTTTATGTCACGATATTACGCAGATCATTAAAGATGTAAAAAAGGGTGTATTGTTTAAAAAGGGACATATTATCAGGGAAGAAGACATTCCGTTACTGCTTTCTGTAGGAAAAGAACATCTGTATGTATGGGAGAAAAAAGAAGGGATCCTCCACGAAAATGAGGGAGCACAGATCCTTTATGAGATTTGTGCAGGAGATTCTGAAATAATCCATGGGTCTGATATCAAAGAAGGCAAGATTGAACTTATTGCAGATATTGACGGTGTTCTGAAGATTCGCAGAGATGCCCTGAACGCTGTGAATTCCCAGGGAGAGATGATGATCGCATCCCGCCACGGGGATTTCCCGGTAAAGAAAGGTGATAAACTTGCAGGAACCAGGATCATTCCTCTGGTGATCGAGAAAGAGAAGATGGATCATGCCCGTGAGGCAGCAGGAAAAGATCCGATTTTCTCTATCCTGCCATATAAAAAGAAAAAAATAGGAATTGTAACCACTGGAAGCGAAGTACAGAAAGGGCTGGTCAAAGATACGTTCACACCTGTACTGAAGGATAAATTTGCACGTTTTCCCTCTGAAGTCATAGGGCAGACCACACCTGGGGACGATAAAGAACAGATCACAGCAGACATTCTGAAATTCATCGAGGACGGTGCAGATGTGGTAGTCTGCAGCGGCGGCATGAGTGTGGATCCTGACGATCGTACCCCGGGAGCCATCAAGGATACCGGAGCACGCATTGTAACTTACGGTGCGCCGGTACTGCCAGGAGCCATGATGCTTGTTTCCTATTATGAAAAAGAAGGCAGAAAGGTGCCGGTACTGGGACTTCCGGGATGTGTCATGTATGCGAAAAATACTATCTTTGATCTGTTTCTCCCGAGGATCATGGCAGATGATGAGATACTGGCTTCCGAAATTACAGTACTGGGAGAGGGCGGCCTGTGTCTGAACTGCGATGTCTGTACCTTCCCGAATTGCGGATTTGGAAAATAG
- a CDS encoding segregation and condensation protein A, protein MGIPVKLEVFEGPLDLLLHLIEKNKIDIYDIPIVEITDQYMDYIHAMEREDLGIMSEFMVMAATLLDIKCRMLLPREVNEEGEEEDPRAELVQKLLEYKMYKFMSYELKDKMDEAANVFYKNPTIPKEVAQYREPVDPAQLLAGLTLEKLNAIYKSIIRRQEDKLDPIRSKFGTIEKEEVSLSDKMIEMREFARTHRKFSFRDLLESQCSKVQVIVTFLSILELMKMGHIHVEQDGLFDDISIQVITDPDTWKNLTEFAEED, encoded by the coding sequence ATGGGAATTCCGGTAAAGCTGGAGGTGTTTGAAGGTCCGCTGGATCTGCTCCTTCACCTGATCGAGAAAAATAAAATAGACATTTACGATATCCCTATCGTGGAGATCACAGATCAGTATATGGATTATATCCATGCAATGGAAAGAGAAGATCTGGGGATCATGAGTGAGTTCATGGTCATGGCAGCCACTCTTCTGGATATCAAATGCAGGATGCTTCTTCCAAGAGAAGTAAATGAAGAGGGCGAAGAAGAGGATCCTCGAGCAGAACTGGTGCAGAAACTTCTGGAATATAAAATGTACAAGTTTATGTCCTATGAACTGAAGGATAAAATGGACGAAGCAGCCAATGTGTTCTATAAAAATCCTACTATTCCGAAGGAAGTAGCTCAGTACAGAGAGCCGGTAGATCCTGCACAGCTTCTTGCAGGCCTGACACTGGAGAAACTGAATGCCATCTATAAATCCATTATACGCAGACAGGAAGACAAGCTGGATCCTATCCGAAGTAAATTCGGAACCATTGAGAAAGAAGAGGTCAGTCTTTCTGATAAGATGATCGAGATGAGGGAATTTGCCAGAACGCACAGAAAGTTCAGTTTCCGAGACCTGTTAGAGAGCCAGTGCTCGAAAGTGCAGGTGATCGTTACATTTCTTTCCATACTGGAACTGATGAAAATGGGACACATCCATGTAGAGCAGGATGGACTGTTTGACGATATTTCAATTCAGGTGATCACAGATCCGGATACCTGGAAAAATCTTACGGAATTTGCAGAGGAAGATTAG
- a CDS encoding D-alanyl-D-alanine carboxypeptidase family protein, which produces MKIRRYIAAVSILTAVFLFTQTTCVHAQEEIPQIVDMVPVSKEPGQLYAMSAVLMDGDSGRVLYEKDGTKARANASTTKVLTCIVALESAPGDDYVQVSEKAASQPEVKLGLKKGEQYHLEDLLYSLMLKSHNDAAVAIAEHCGGSVEGFARMLDRKAEQIGCKDTHFITPNGLDAEDENGTHHTTAEDLALIMRYAIKNKTFLHIAQTRDYNFSDITGKRNFFLHNANALLDMMDGVLAGKTGFTSQAGYCYVCAWEKDGRTFIVSLLGCGWPNHKTYKWSDTKELLKYGDDNYYYVTYWQEPQTNQILVEEGVEKGQDIGTRIYLRGKCTVTPEDKEKKILLKSGESVECRVEIPDTVQAPVRKGDKLGRIAYYLNGKMLSACPVYAEKSVEKVSFKWYTEKVFHDFFH; this is translated from the coding sequence ATGAAGATCAGACGGTATATTGCCGCTGTCAGTATCCTGACGGCGGTATTTTTGTTTACGCAGACCACCTGTGTTCATGCACAGGAAGAAATACCTCAGATCGTGGATATGGTTCCTGTGTCAAAGGAGCCCGGGCAGCTTTATGCCATGTCTGCTGTGCTGATGGACGGAGATTCCGGTAGGGTGCTCTATGAAAAGGATGGAACGAAGGCCAGGGCAAATGCCAGCACAACGAAAGTACTGACTTGTATTGTGGCACTGGAAAGTGCTCCGGGGGATGATTATGTACAGGTGTCAGAGAAAGCAGCGTCCCAGCCTGAAGTGAAGCTTGGCCTGAAAAAAGGCGAACAGTATCATCTGGAGGATCTTTTATATTCCCTTATGCTGAAAAGCCATAATGATGCAGCGGTTGCCATAGCAGAACACTGTGGCGGCTCTGTGGAAGGTTTTGCCCGGATGCTGGACCGGAAGGCAGAACAGATCGGTTGTAAGGATACGCATTTTATCACACCCAACGGACTGGATGCAGAAGATGAAAATGGAACACACCATACCACTGCCGAGGATCTGGCTTTGATCATGCGCTATGCAATAAAGAATAAAACGTTTCTGCATATTGCCCAGACCAGGGATTATAATTTCTCGGATATTACAGGAAAACGGAACTTCTTCTTGCATAATGCTAATGCACTGCTGGATATGATGGACGGCGTCCTGGCAGGAAAAACAGGATTTACTTCCCAGGCAGGCTACTGCTATGTATGTGCCTGGGAAAAAGACGGAAGGACTTTTATCGTCAGCCTGTTAGGATGCGGCTGGCCCAATCACAAAACCTATAAATGGAGTGATACGAAGGAACTTCTGAAGTACGGGGATGACAATTATTATTATGTAACATACTGGCAGGAACCCCAGACGAATCAGATTCTGGTAGAAGAGGGCGTGGAAAAAGGGCAGGATATAGGAACCAGAATCTATCTGAGAGGAAAATGTACTGTTACCCCGGAAGATAAAGAGAAAAAGATTCTGCTGAAATCCGGTGAAAGTGTGGAGTGCAGGGTGGAAATTCCGGATACAGTACAGGCACCTGTGAGAAAAGGCGATAAACTGGGGAGAATCGCCTATTATCTTAATGGAAAGATGCTATCTGCCTGTCCGGTCTATGCGGAGAAATCTGTGGAAAAGGTCAGCTTTAAATGGTATACGGAAAAGGTTTTCCATGATTTCTTTCATTGA
- the scpB gene encoding SMC-Scp complex subunit ScpB, producing MKIKEVEGAIEAILFTMGESVELSRIAKAVEVDPKTTEKIIHNMMDRYQEEGRGIQIIELENSFQMCTKKEYYDYLIRIAMHPQKPALSDVMLETLSIIAYKQPVTKAEIEKIRGVKCDHAINKLVEYNLVRELGRLDAPGRPILFGTTEEFLRSFGVQDLDELPVPDPVQIEDFKAEAEEEVQLKLDV from the coding sequence GTGAAAATAAAGGAAGTAGAAGGAGCGATCGAAGCCATCCTTTTTACAATGGGAGAATCAGTAGAGCTGTCTCGGATCGCCAAGGCAGTAGAGGTGGATCCGAAGACTACAGAGAAAATAATCCACAATATGATGGATCGCTATCAGGAAGAGGGAAGAGGGATTCAGATCATAGAACTGGAGAATTCTTTCCAGATGTGCACGAAAAAGGAATATTATGATTATCTGATCAGGATCGCCATGCACCCACAGAAACCGGCACTTTCAGATGTCATGCTGGAAACACTTTCCATTATTGCGTACAAGCAGCCGGTGACTAAGGCGGAGATCGAGAAGATCCGCGGCGTAAAGTGTGATCATGCCATCAATAAGCTGGTAGAGTATAATCTGGTCCGTGAGCTTGGAAGGCTGGATGCACCGGGACGTCCGATCCTTTTCGGAACTACGGAAGAATTCTTAAGAAGCTTCGGAGTGCAGGATCTGGATGAGCTTCCGGTACCGGATCCGGTACAGATCGAAGACTTTAAGGCAGAGGCAGAAGAGGAAGTCCAGCTGAAGCTGGATGTTTAA
- a CDS encoding zinc dependent phospholipase C family protein: MPTTYAHDLFGKEVYRRLPADMRYVIRRHGDLYRIGLHGPDILFYYMVSKNPVTQFGVRMHQEKARTFFQEGMRQVRRTKDEALLAYLLGFGCHYMLDSACHPYVNKMADEGVVPHIVLEKEFDRVLMEETGKDPDHYYPACGIIPKMCYAKVIHRAIPLVRTVNIFISLKMMKFLTNLMVCDDHGKKCRVFGRILRLGGRSIGSVIEHFMTEKPVPQAQAPMPELERLYQEAIPETVEYLKELYTLREGNFRLSARWNRTYNG; encoded by the coding sequence ATGCCAACCACATATGCACATGATTTGTTTGGGAAAGAAGTATATAGAAGACTGCCTGCGGATATGAGGTATGTGATCCGCAGACACGGAGATCTTTACAGGATCGGACTTCATGGACCGGATATTCTGTTTTACTATATGGTGTCCAAGAATCCGGTAACTCAGTTCGGAGTCCGGATGCACCAGGAGAAAGCGAGAACTTTTTTCCAGGAGGGCATGCGTCAGGTCAGAAGGACGAAGGATGAGGCTTTGCTTGCCTATCTGCTTGGTTTTGGCTGTCACTATATGCTGGATTCCGCCTGCCATCCCTATGTAAATAAGATGGCTGATGAGGGAGTGGTTCCTCATATTGTGCTGGAGAAAGAGTTTGACCGTGTGCTTATGGAAGAAACAGGGAAGGATCCGGATCATTACTATCCGGCCTGCGGCATCATCCCGAAGATGTGTTATGCAAAGGTGATCCACAGAGCAATCCCACTGGTACGTACAGTAAATATTTTTATTTCCCTGAAAATGATGAAATTTCTTACCAATCTGATGGTGTGTGATGATCATGGCAAAAAGTGCCGGGTGTTCGGCAGGATCCTGCGTCTGGGAGGCAGATCCATCGGCTCTGTGATCGAACATTTCATGACAGAAAAACCGGTGCCCCAGGCACAGGCGCCTATGCCTGAGCTTGAAAGACTTTATCAGGAAGCGATTCCTGAAACTGTGGAGTATCTGAAAGAACTTTATACACTCAGGGAAGGGAATTTCCGGCTGAGTGCCAGATGGAACAGAACGTATAATGGCTGA
- a CDS encoding metallophosphoesterase — protein MKKFRTVHYTVHMEKIQEKKGPRFAVLADLHGMEFGQDNQILLDAIDRHHPDGILIAGDMIVRCSEETFPVALQLLKNLAKKYPVYYGLGNHEYSLYASDPEENPLTEKYLEYEIQVKEAGVHILHNEQKSFRMGETLYRIYGLEIPRLYYKKPFAPMMRSDEVEQLIGDRDEQAVSILLAHNPRYGDAYFGWGADLILSGHYHGGVLRFTRCRGAISPQFELFPRYCCGDFHKKGQHMLVSGGIGEHTIPVRVHNPRELLIVDLKPGSGKKSRKEEHTWEFR, from the coding sequence ATGAAGAAATTCAGAACTGTACATTATACGGTCCATATGGAAAAAATACAGGAGAAAAAAGGACCAAGGTTTGCAGTGCTTGCAGACCTGCACGGCATGGAGTTTGGCCAGGACAATCAGATACTTCTGGATGCCATCGACAGACATCACCCGGATGGAATACTGATAGCAGGAGACATGATCGTCAGATGCAGTGAAGAGACATTTCCTGTGGCACTGCAGCTGCTGAAGAACCTGGCAAAGAAGTATCCGGTGTATTATGGACTGGGGAATCATGAATATAGCCTGTATGCCTCTGACCCGGAGGAAAATCCTCTGACAGAGAAATATCTGGAGTATGAAATCCAGGTAAAAGAAGCAGGTGTGCATATTCTGCATAATGAGCAGAAGAGCTTCCGGATGGGAGAAACATTATACAGGATTTATGGTCTGGAAATTCCCCGGCTTTATTATAAAAAGCCGTTTGCGCCCATGATGAGATCCGATGAAGTGGAACAGCTGATAGGGGACAGGGACGAACAGGCTGTGAGCATACTGCTTGCCCACAACCCCAGATATGGGGACGCATATTTCGGATGGGGTGCAGATCTGATCCTGAGCGGCCATTACCACGGTGGGGTGCTGCGTTTTACCAGGTGCAGAGGAGCGATCTCGCCTCAGTTTGAATTGTTTCCGCGGTACTGCTGTGGAGATTTTCACAAAAAAGGGCAACACATGCTGGTAAGCGGCGGGATCGGGGAGCATACGATTCCAGTAAGGGTCCATAATCCCAGAGAACTGCTCATTGTAGATCTGAAACCGGGATCCGGCAAAAAATCCAGGAAAGAGGAACATACATGGGAATTCCGGTAA